The proteins below are encoded in one region of Brachyspira intermedia PWS/A:
- a CDS encoding BspA family leucine-rich repeat surface protein has product MKKYKPATKEELKELVFKDGIKLDCVDTSLITDMSYLFHESKRKDFEGIEDWDVSNVEDMSYMFASMDFNFILDLSRIDFNPNLNNWNVSKVKKMSNMFAYCSSFNQPLDKWDVSNVEDMSFMFNLAKNFNQPLNNWNVSKVKDMRGMFKLAESFNQPLDKWDTSNVEDMSFMFNLAKNFNQPLNNWNISKVEDLSNMLSYCTFFNQPLNDWDVSNVKNMEDLFNSCENFNQPLDKWDTSNVENMCRMFDNCKNFNQPLNSWNVSNVNYMSCMFLSAESFNQPLDKWDTKKVTNIEFMFGYAEKFDHYESLEHWNLDKLKDITLICDDENKLHTRLKIYMQAFYPKEDYITITKDNVKEIYDLIAKDKNRRIVKLRKKLEEDFSLDI; this is encoded by the coding sequence ATGAAAAAATACAAACCAGCTACAAAAGAAGAATTAAAAGAATTAGTATTTAAAGACGGTATAAAGCTTGATTGTGTTGATACAAGCCTTATTACAGATATGAGTTATCTTTTTCATGAAAGTAAAAGAAAAGATTTTGAAGGCATAGAAGATTGGGATGTTTCTAATGTTGAGGATATGTCTTATATGTTTGCCTCTATGGACTTTAATTTTATTTTAGACTTATCAAGAATAGATTTTAATCCTAATTTAAATAATTGGAATGTATCTAAAGTTAAAAAGATGAGTAATATGTTTGCTTATTGTTCTAGTTTTAATCAGCCTTTAGATAAGTGGGACGTTTCTAATGTTGAAGATATGTCATTTATGTTTAATTTGGCAAAAAACTTTAATCAGCCTTTAAATAACTGGAATGTATCTAAAGTTAAAGATATGAGAGGTATGTTTAAGTTAGCAGAAAGTTTTAATCAGCCTTTAGATAAATGGGATACTTCTAATGTTGAAGATATGTCCTTTATGTTTAATCTGGCAAAAAACTTTAATCAGCCTTTAAATAATTGGAATATTAGTAAAGTTGAAGATTTATCAAATATGCTTAGTTATTGTACCTTTTTTAATCAGCCTCTTAATGACTGGGACGTATCTAATGTAAAAAACATGGAAGATTTGTTTAATAGCTGTGAGAATTTTAATCAGCCTTTAGATAAATGGGATACTTCAAATGTTGAAAATATGTGTAGAATGTTTGATAATTGTAAAAACTTTAATCAGCCTTTAAATAGCTGGAATGTGTCTAATGTAAACTATATGAGCTGTATGTTTCTGTCAGCAGAAAGTTTTAATCAGCCGCTTGATAAATGGGATACAAAAAAAGTAACTAACATAGAGTTTATGTTTGGATATGCAGAAAAGTTTGATCATTATGAATCTTTAGAACATTGGAATTTGGATAAATTAAAAGATATAACTTTAATTTGTGATGATGAAAATAAATTGCATACAAGACTTAAAATATATATGCAAGCATTTTATCCTAAAGAAGATTATATAACTATAACAAAAGATAATGTCAAAGAAATATATGATCTTATTGCAAAAGATAAAAATAGAAGAATTGTAAAATTAAGAAAAAAACTTGAAGAAGATTTTTCACTAGATATTTAA
- a CDS encoding glucose PTS transporter subunit EIIB: MELNYKKIAEDILSKVGKDNIESLSFCATRLRFIVKNREQIKDAEVEKIEGVTGVFYNSGQYQVVLGKNVKDVYDEIAKLGVTTL, encoded by the coding sequence ATGGAACTAAATTATAAAAAAATAGCAGAAGATATATTATCAAAAGTAGGAAAAGATAATATAGAATCTCTTAGTTTTTGTGCTACAAGATTAAGATTCATTGTAAAAAATAGAGAACAAATTAAAGATGCCGAAGTTGAAAAAATAGAAGGTGTAACAGGTGTTTTCTATAATTCAGGACAATATCAAGTAGTTTTAGGTAAAAATGTTAAAGATGTTTATGATGAAATTGCAAAACTAGGAGTAACAACTCTATAA
- a CDS encoding DNA repair helicase XPB: protein MNKNAPLIVQGDGTILLDVSTKHFEEIRNFMLVFAELVKSPEYIHTYRITLVSLWNAASLNYTSEQILSFLKKYTSYEIPKNIVKQIETSIEKYGRIKIIKEDDKYYLISEDKNIIDEILHYKLMIKYIKSQINPNKLEIDATYRGHIKLALINIGYPVQDLAGYKTGEEYHFHMRDKLASSGDDFALRDYQRNSVDAFYADGKPEGGAGVIALPCGTGKTVVGIAAMHKTQTKTLIIVTGVTACRQWRDEILDKTDIPPEDIGEYNGLNKEIKPITIATYKILTYRKNKESPFVHFELFFQHNWGLIIYDEVHLLPAPIIKLTSEIQSMRRLGLTATLVREDGLEKDVFCLIGPKKFDIPWRELEEKKFIAEAYCYDIRIPLDDSHRSDYVVSSDKVKFRIASENVFKYTIVKKIIEKLEGKNILIIGQYLDQLNEMKKRTGYTIITGKTPQSERDIIYKKFKTGEIKILIVSKVANLAVDLPDANVLIQISGTFGSRQEEAQRLGRVLRPKKGENKSYFFSIITTDTKEEDFAHKRQLFLTEQGYHYELLDKDSFEELEFNN, encoded by the coding sequence TTGAATAAGAATGCTCCTCTCATAGTTCAGGGCGATGGTACTATTCTATTAGATGTAAGTACTAAACATTTTGAAGAAATTAGAAATTTCATGCTAGTATTTGCAGAATTGGTAAAAAGCCCGGAATATATACATACATATAGAATAACATTGGTGTCTTTGTGGAATGCTGCTAGTTTGAATTATACATCAGAGCAAATACTTAGTTTTTTGAAGAAATATACATCTTATGAAATTCCTAAAAATATAGTAAAGCAGATTGAAACTAGTATAGAAAAATACGGAAGAATAAAAATAATAAAAGAAGATGATAAATACTATCTTATAAGCGAAGATAAGAATATCATAGATGAAATTCTGCATTATAAATTGATGATTAAATATATAAAATCACAAATTAATCCAAACAAATTGGAAATAGACGCTACATACAGAGGACATATAAAACTTGCTCTTATAAATATAGGATACCCTGTTCAGGATTTAGCCGGATATAAAACAGGCGAAGAATATCATTTTCATATGAGAGATAAATTAGCATCAAGCGGAGATGATTTTGCTTTAAGAGATTATCAAAGAAATTCTGTAGATGCTTTCTATGCTGATGGAAAACCTGAAGGAGGTGCAGGAGTTATAGCTCTTCCATGCGGTACTGGTAAAACTGTTGTAGGAATTGCGGCAATGCATAAAACTCAGACAAAAACTCTTATAATAGTTACAGGCGTTACAGCATGTCGTCAATGGAGAGATGAAATATTGGATAAAACAGATATTCCTCCTGAAGATATAGGAGAATACAACGGACTCAATAAAGAAATAAAGCCTATAACAATAGCCACATACAAAATACTTACATACAGAAAAAACAAAGAATCTCCATTCGTGCATTTTGAATTATTCTTCCAGCATAATTGGGGATTAATAATATACGATGAAGTGCATTTGCTTCCTGCCCCTATAATAAAACTTACTAGTGAAATTCAAAGTATGAGAAGATTGGGGCTTACTGCTACTTTGGTAAGAGAGGACGGACTTGAAAAAGATGTATTCTGTCTTATAGGACCTAAAAAATTCGATATACCTTGGCGTGAATTGGAAGAAAAGAAATTCATAGCTGAGGCATACTGCTATGATATAAGAATACCATTAGATGATTCTCATAGATCCGATTATGTTGTATCAAGCGACAAAGTGAAATTTAGAATAGCAAGTGAAAATGTATTTAAATATACAATAGTAAAAAAAATCATAGAAAAGCTTGAAGGTAAAAATATCCTTATAATAGGTCAGTATTTAGATCAATTAAATGAGATGAAAAAAAGAACAGGATATACTATAATCACAGGAAAAACTCCTCAAAGTGAAAGAGATATAATATACAAGAAATTTAAAACTGGTGAAATAAAAATACTTATAGTAAGTAAAGTTGCCAACTTAGCTGTTGATTTGCCTGATGCCAATGTTCTAATACAGATTTCTGGAACTTTTGGTTCAAGACAGGAAGAAGCTCAAAGATTAGGAAGAGTACTACGTCCTAAAAAAGGTGAAAATAAAAGCTACTTCTTTTCAATAATCACTACAGATACAAAAGAAGAAGATTTTGCTCATAAAAGACAATTATTTTTAACAGAACAAGGATATCATTACGAATTATTAGACAAAGATTCATTTGAAGAATTGGAATTTAATAATTAA
- a CDS encoding BspA family leucine-rich repeat surface protein — protein sequence MKKYKPETKTELKKLVFTDGIKLYDVDTSLITDMSKLFYESKRKDFEGIEDWDVSNVTNMDMMFAYMGYNAMVRYSNIDFDHDLSNWNVSKVKSMNNMFAYCSNFDQPLDNWDVSNVEDMRFMFCGAKEFNQPLNSWNTSKVKNMRGMFEECEFFNQPLDKWDTSNVEDMSNMFIRAKRFNQPLNTWNTSKVKDLSSMFAYCDAFNQNINDWDVSNVTNMDSLFRQCDKLNQPFDKWDTSNVVNMEKTFFSCTEFNQPLNSWNVSNVENMDMMFYMAQSFNQPLDKWNTEKVITAVGLFRFAYKYDCYESLEHWNLDNLEEVGTFCDDEEKLHTRLKVYMQAFYPKEDYITITKFNVKEIYELIAKDKNKRIVRLRKRIESDFSSELSFVTKDYNFTTIEKAEKYAQKKYNAKREDKKLTFIKDCHVLVKDKSREVDITVIKYIYSEYLSLKRTINRLEKIDNIINLLDFESFLKFVRDVYLENQNKEIAGFLYAMYGGDEALKEISELISLGIDSKVFLIMIKFNIESRYAQSLLYEIYSDTKTAEIRREAGRMINELIEKMNIGYTEFRLRCTPNYGFNSQGEKILNDDYKLIVNTDYSLTLFDIKNNKELKKIPQNLDKELKEEIKELRKEVQKFINHNARILSITLIDGDIYSYDLFKEVFIDNYLMNRFASALIWNLHDKDKNFITTFRYSADGSYSNCEDEEVKINADNFISLATPAEMDDDTINKWKKQLEDYELVQPINQLTVIKLDKNNLKKEIKKIKNIEASYGAFKFFAKKYDMYTNDVVGYNETITYTFPANDGDIFTISAKVDADTEYDEPVDITIDFQKGENKEEISKRFVYSFLVFMIFDFRLTDLF from the coding sequence ATGAAAAAATATAAACCAGAAACAAAAACAGAATTAAAAAAACTAGTATTTACTGACGGTATAAAACTTTATGATGTTGATACAAGTCTTATCACAGATATGAGTAAACTCTTTTATGAAAGTAAAAGAAAAGATTTTGAAGGCATAGAAGATTGGGACGTTTCTAATGTTACTAATATGGATATGATGTTTGCTTATATGGGATATAATGCAATGGTAAGATACTCAAATATAGATTTTGATCATGATTTAAGTAATTGGAATGTATCCAAAGTGAAAAGTATGAATAATATGTTCGCTTATTGTTCTAATTTTGATCAGCCTTTGGATAATTGGGACGTATCTAATGTTGAAGATATGAGATTTATGTTTTGCGGTGCCAAAGAGTTTAATCAGCCTTTAAATAGCTGGAACACATCGAAAGTGAAAAATATGAGAGGCATGTTTGAGGAATGTGAATTTTTTAATCAGCCTTTGGATAAATGGGATACTTCTAATGTTGAAGATATGTCTAATATGTTTATTAGGGCAAAAAGATTTAATCAGCCTTTAAATACTTGGAATACATCAAAAGTTAAAGATTTATCAAGTATGTTTGCATATTGTGATGCTTTTAATCAGAATATTAATGATTGGGATGTTTCTAATGTTACTAATATGGATTCTTTATTTAGGCAATGCGACAAATTAAATCAGCCTTTTGATAAATGGGACACTTCTAATGTTGTAAACATGGAAAAGACATTTTTCTCATGTACTGAATTTAATCAGCCTTTAAATAGTTGGAATGTGTCTAATGTAGAAAATATGGATATGATGTTTTATATGGCTCAAAGCTTTAATCAGCCTCTTGATAAATGGAATACAGAAAAAGTAATAACTGCAGTAGGATTATTCAGATTTGCTTATAAGTATGATTGTTATGAGTCTTTAGAACATTGGAATTTAGATAATTTGGAAGAAGTTGGTACTTTTTGCGATGACGAGGAGAAATTGCATACAAGGCTTAAAGTATATATGCAGGCCTTTTATCCTAAAGAAGATTATATAACTATAACAAAATTTAATGTTAAAGAAATATATGAGCTTATTGCAAAAGATAAAAATAAAAGAATTGTGAGATTAAGAAAAAGAATTGAAAGTGATTTTTCATCAGAGCTTTCATTTGTTACAAAAGATTATAATTTTACAACTATAGAAAAAGCAGAAAAGTATGCTCAAAAAAAATACAATGCTAAAAGAGAAGATAAAAAACTTACATTTATAAAAGATTGCCATGTTTTAGTAAAAGATAAATCAAGAGAAGTAGATATTACAGTTATAAAGTATATATATTCAGAGTATTTATCTTTAAAAAGAACAATTAACAGATTAGAAAAAATTGATAATATAATTAATTTGCTTGACTTTGAATCATTTTTAAAGTTTGTTAGAGATGTTTATTTAGAAAATCAAAACAAAGAGATTGCCGGTTTTCTTTATGCTATGTACGGAGGAGATGAAGCTTTAAAAGAGATATCTGAATTAATATCATTAGGTATTGATTCAAAAGTTTTCCTTATAATGATCAAATTCAATATAGAAAGCAGATATGCTCAGAGTTTATTATATGAAATATATTCAGATACAAAGACAGCAGAAATTAGACGCGAAGCAGGAAGAATGATTAATGAATTGATTGAAAAAATGAATATTGGTTATACTGAATTTAGATTAAGATGCACACCTAATTACGGATTTAATTCCCAAGGTGAAAAAATCTTAAATGATGATTATAAATTAATTGTTAATACTGATTATAGTTTAACTTTATTCGATATAAAAAATAATAAAGAATTAAAAAAGATTCCTCAAAATCTTGATAAAGAGTTAAAAGAAGAAATAAAAGAATTAAGAAAAGAAGTACAGAAGTTTATTAATCATAATGCCCGTATTTTAAGTATTACATTAATAGACGGAGATATATACAGCTATGATTTATTTAAAGAAGTATTTATTGATAATTATTTAATGAATAGATTTGCATCTGCTTTAATATGGAACTTGCATGATAAAGATAAAAACTTTATAACGACTTTTAGATATTCAGCCGATGGAAGTTATTCAAACTGTGAAGATGAAGAAGTAAAAATTAATGCTGATAATTTTATAAGTTTAGCAACTCCTGCAGAAATGGACGATGATACTATAAATAAATGGAAAAAACAGCTAGAGGATTATGAATTAGTACAGCCTATAAATCAATTAACAGTTATAAAATTAGATAAAAATAATTTGAAAAAGGAAATAAAGAAGATAAAAAATATAGAGGCAAGTTACGGAGCTTTTAAATTTTTTGCTAAGAAATATGATATGTATACCAATGATGTAGTGGGGTATAATGAAACTATAACATATACATTTCCTGCAAATGACGGAGATATTTTTACTATATCTGCAAAAGTAGATGCTGATACAGAATATGATGAGCCGGTAGACATAACTATTGATTTTCAAAAGGGCGAAAACAAAGAAGAGATAAGTAAAAGATTTGTTTATAGTTTTTTAGTATTTATGATTTTTGATTTCAGATTGACTGATTTATTTTAA
- a CDS encoding BspA family leucine-rich repeat surface protein, giving the protein MKKYKPTTKEELKRLVFTNNGIKLGDIDTSLITDMSDLFNKSERRDFDGIEEWDTSNVENMAYMFAYMNYNVLGQYSMTEFNSNLNNWNVSKVKNMIYMFAGCTYFNKPLNKWDVSNVENMSGMFFGAKKFNQPLNNWNVSKVKDMSDMFHNCEAFNRPLDKWDVSNVKDMSNMFNVALKFNQNINNWNVSNVEDLSKTFRYCKAFDQPLNDWDVSNVKNMQHIFEDCENFNQPLDKWDTSNVESMEFAFRACGKFNQPLNSWNMSKVTNIEHMFAFTEEFNQPLDKWDTRNVISVMLLFAYARKFDHYESLANWNLDSLQAISIICDDKYMDKLPTRIQVYRQAFYPKDDIISITKFNVKEIYELIADDKNKKVVRLKKRLESDFSSELSFVTNNYNFKTIEKAEKYAERNYNAKKYDKKLEFIKNCPVLVKDKSREVNINLIKYIYSEYLSLKKTIKKLEKIDNMVNLLDLKSFVNFTKEIYLKNQDEVITAFVYAMYGGDEALKKISELMNTIESKNLLTMISFNIESRYAQSLLYKIYLNSTKSAIRKEAVEMINELLEKINIGYTEFRLRCMPNLGFNSKGEKKLNDDYKLIVNNDYTLTLFDIKNNKELKKVPQNLDKKLKDKIKELGKEADKFINHSSHILSIMLIDGDILSYDLFKEVFIDNYLMNKFGSGLIWNLYDKDKNFITNFRYTSDGKYLNTENEKIKINADNFMSLATPIEMDDETIDKWRKQLEDSKLSQDINQLTSIKLNKDNLKKEIKKIKNIDTSYGAFKFFAQKYDMHTNDVLGDNDTITYTFTANDGDIFTMSAKVDEEVEYDDLVNISIDFKKGENKKEISKRFIYTFLVFMIFDFRLPDLF; this is encoded by the coding sequence ATGAAAAAATATAAACCAACAACAAAAGAAGAATTAAAAAGATTAGTATTCACCAACAACGGTATAAAACTTGGTGATATTGATACAAGTCTTATTACAGATATGAGCGACCTTTTTAATAAAAGTGAAAGAAGAGATTTTGATGGCATAGAAGAGTGGGATACTTCTAATGTTGAGAATATGGCTTATATGTTTGCATATATGAACTACAATGTTTTGGGACAATATTCAATGACAGAGTTTAATTCTAATTTAAATAATTGGAATGTATCAAAAGTGAAAAACATGATTTATATGTTTGCTGGTTGTACATATTTTAATAAGCCTTTAAATAAATGGGACGTTTCAAATGTGGAAAATATGTCTGGCATGTTTTTTGGTGCTAAAAAGTTTAATCAGCCTTTAAATAATTGGAATGTATCTAAAGTGAAAGATATGAGCGATATGTTTCATAACTGTGAAGCATTTAATAGACCTTTGGACAAATGGGATGTTTCTAATGTTAAAGATATGTCTAATATGTTTAATGTGGCTTTGAAATTTAATCAGAATATAAATAATTGGAATGTATCTAATGTTGAAGATTTATCAAAGACTTTTCGTTATTGTAAAGCTTTTGATCAGCCTCTTAATGATTGGGACGTATCTAATGTGAAAAATATGCAACATATATTTGAGGACTGTGAAAATTTTAATCAGCCTTTAGATAAATGGGATACTTCTAATGTTGAAAGTATGGAATTTGCATTTAGAGCATGCGGTAAATTTAATCAGCCTTTAAATAGCTGGAATATGTCTAAAGTAACAAATATAGAGCATATGTTTGCTTTTACAGAAGAATTTAATCAGCCTCTTGATAAATGGGATACAAGAAATGTCATTAGTGTAATGTTGTTGTTTGCCTATGCACGCAAGTTTGATCATTATGAATCTTTAGCAAATTGGAATTTAGACAGTTTACAAGCTATAAGTATAATTTGTGATGATAAGTATATGGATAAATTACCTACAAGAATTCAAGTATATAGGCAGGCATTTTATCCTAAGGACGATATTATAAGTATAACAAAATTTAATGTTAAAGAAATATATGAGCTTATTGCAGATGATAAAAATAAAAAAGTTGTAAGATTGAAAAAAAGACTTGAAAGTGATTTCTCATCAGAGCTTTCATTTGTTACAAATAATTATAATTTCAAAACTATAGAAAAAGCAGAAAAGTATGCTGAAAGAAATTACAATGCTAAAAAATATGATAAGAAACTTGAATTTATAAAGAATTGTCCTGTTCTAGTAAAAGATAAATCAAGAGAAGTGAATATCAATCTTATAAAGTATATATATTCAGAATATTTGTCTTTAAAGAAAACTATTAAAAAATTAGAAAAAATTGATAATATGGTTAATTTACTTGATTTAAAATCATTTGTGAATTTTACTAAAGAGATTTATTTAAAAAATCAAGATGAAGTTATCACTGCTTTTGTTTATGCTATGTACGGAGGAGATGAAGCTTTAAAGAAAATATCAGAATTAATGAATACTATTGAATCAAAAAATCTACTTACAATGATAAGCTTCAATATAGAAAGCAGATATGCTCAGAGTTTATTATATAAAATATATCTAAATTCAACTAAAAGTGCAATTCGTAAAGAAGCAGTAGAAATGATTAATGAGTTACTTGAAAAAATTAATATAGGTTATACTGAATTTAGATTAAGATGTATGCCTAATTTGGGATTTAATTCTAAAGGTGAAAAAAAATTAAATGATGATTATAAATTAATTGTTAATAATGATTATACTTTAACTTTATTTGATATAAAAAATAATAAAGAATTAAAAAAAGTACCTCAAAATCTTGATAAAAAATTAAAAGATAAAATAAAAGAATTGGGTAAAGAAGCAGATAAGTTTATTAATCATAGCTCACATATTTTAAGTATTATGTTAATAGACGGTGATATATTGAGTTATGACTTGTTTAAAGAAGTCTTTATTGATAACTATTTAATGAATAAATTTGGTTCTGGTTTAATATGGAATCTATATGATAAAGATAAAAACTTTATAACAAATTTTAGATATACAAGCGATGGAAAATATTTAAACACAGAAAATGAAAAAATAAAAATTAATGCTGATAATTTCATGAGTTTGGCAACTCCTATAGAAATGGACGATGAAACTATAGATAAATGGAGAAAACAGCTTGAAGATTCTAAATTATCACAGGATATAAATCAATTAACATCTATAAAATTAAATAAAGATAATCTAAAAAAAGAAATAAAGAAAATAAAAAATATAGATACAAGCTACGGAGCTTTTAAGTTTTTTGCTCAAAAATATGATATGCATACCAATGATGTATTAGGAGATAATGACACTATAACATATACATTTACAGCAAATGATGGAGATATTTTTACTATGTCTGCAAAAGTTGATGAGGAAGTAGAATATGATGATTTAGTAAATATTAGTATTGATTTCAAAAAGGGTGAAAATAAAAAAGAGATAAGCAAGAGATTTATTTATACATTTTTAGTGTTTATGATTTTTGATTTCAGACTACCTGATTTATTTTAA
- a CDS encoding BspA family leucine-rich repeat surface protein → MNKYKPATKEELKNLVFTDGVKLNDVDTSLITDMSYLFHKSERKDFEGIEDWDTSNVDDMSFMFFWAIEFNQSLNNWNVYNVKNMSGMFQAAMKFNQPLYKWDTSNVKTMSFMFNYAKSFNQNINNWNISKVEDLSYMFCECEVFNQPLNNWDVSNVNTMEGTFRRAYKFNQPLYKWDTSKVENMHEMFVQCKDFNQTLNSWNVSNVKNMEAMFCDTLSFNKPLDKWDTKKLKKIDSMFKYSKSYDCYESLANWDLNKILNMNELCYDKEKLPLRIRAYLQAFYGSNKNYLTITKDNVKEIYYSILKDTNKKIVALRKQLESDFSLVLSSVTNDFKTIEEAEKYIENNYNKKDDKKVSFINNDYKVLIKDKSREVNINVIKYIYLEYLSLKRDVKRLVKIDNIVNLLDRESFIKFIKNIYDETNKETAAFVYGIYGGDEALKNIYKKAHDTKLSLIIIKLNNQSKYALKLLYEIFMTTKKTEVRLEAEKIINELLKEMNIDYSEFRLRYALDFGFNSQCEKELSDDYKLILNSDYSLSLFDIKNNKELKKIPKNLDKKLKVEIIKLRKEIKKFIKNNSNILAITLINGNKYSYDIFKDIFIDNVMMNRFASSLIWNLYDKYYNFITTFRYSGDGSYSNCEDEEVKINDNNFISLASPVEMDDDTINKWRKQLEDYEIAQPLQQLTVIKLDKNNLEKEINKIKNINATYSSFKYFTKKYKMNISNVIGYDGIITYSFSSNDEDIFTMTSKIQGEYDEQVNITIDFKKSENKKEISKRFVYTLLVLIIWDFRLTDLF, encoded by the coding sequence ATGAATAAGTACAAACCAGCAACAAAAGAAGAATTAAAAAATTTGGTATTTACAGACGGTGTAAAACTTAATGATGTAGATACAAGCCTTATTACTGATATGAGTTATCTTTTTCATAAAAGTGAAAGGAAAGATTTTGAAGGCATAGAAGATTGGGATACTTCTAATGTTGATGATATGTCATTTATGTTTTTTTGGGCAATAGAGTTTAATCAGAGTTTAAATAACTGGAATGTATATAATGTGAAAAATATGAGCGGTATGTTTCAGGCAGCTATGAAATTTAATCAGCCTTTATATAAATGGGACACTTCAAATGTTAAGACTATGAGCTTTATGTTTAATTATGCTAAATCATTTAATCAAAATATAAATAATTGGAATATTAGTAAAGTTGAAGATTTAAGTTATATGTTTTGTGAGTGCGAAGTTTTTAATCAGCCTCTTAATAATTGGGACGTATCTAATGTAAATACTATGGAAGGTACATTTAGAAGAGCTTATAAATTCAATCAGCCTTTATATAAATGGGACACCTCAAAAGTTGAAAATATGCATGAGATGTTTGTACAATGCAAGGATTTTAATCAAACTTTAAATAGTTGGAATGTATCTAATGTAAAAAATATGGAAGCTATGTTTTGCGATACTCTTTCATTTAATAAGCCTCTTGATAAATGGGATACAAAAAAATTAAAAAAAATTGACTCAATGTTTAAATATTCTAAAAGCTATGATTGTTATGAGTCATTAGCAAATTGGGATTTAAATAAAATATTAAATATGAATGAATTATGTTATGATAAAGAAAAATTGCCTTTAAGAATTAGAGCATATCTTCAGGCATTTTATGGTTCTAATAAAAATTATTTAACTATCACAAAAGATAATGTCAAAGAAATATACTATTCTATATTAAAAGACACAAATAAAAAAATTGTGGCATTAAGAAAACAACTTGAAAGTGATTTTTCTTTGGTACTTTCATCTGTTACAAATGATTTCAAAACTATAGAAGAAGCAGAAAAGTATATCGAAAATAATTATAATAAAAAAGATGATAAGAAAGTGAGCTTTATAAATAATGATTATAAGGTTTTAATAAAAGATAAATCAAGAGAAGTTAATATTAATGTTATAAAGTATATATATTTGGAATATTTGTCTCTCAAAAGAGATGTTAAGAGATTAGTAAAAATTGATAATATAGTTAATTTACTTGATAGAGAATCATTTATAAAGTTTATTAAAAATATTTATGATGAAACCAATAAAGAAACTGCTGCTTTTGTTTATGGAATATATGGAGGAGATGAGGCTTTAAAAAATATATATAAAAAAGCACATGATACAAAACTTTCACTTATAATAATTAAATTAAATAATCAAAGTAAATATGCACTTAAATTGTTATATGAAATATTTATGACTACGAAGAAAACAGAAGTTAGACTCGAAGCAGAAAAAATAATTAATGAATTACTTAAAGAAATGAATATTGATTATAGTGAATTTAGATTAAGATATGCTCTTGATTTCGGATTTAATTCTCAATGTGAAAAAGAGTTAAGTGATGATTATAAATTAATTTTGAATAGTGATTATTCTTTGAGCTTGTTTGATATAAAAAATAATAAAGAATTGAAAAAGATTCCTAAAAATCTTGATAAAAAGTTAAAAGTAGAAATAATAAAATTAAGAAAAGAAATAAAAAAGTTTATTAAAAATAATTCTAATATTTTAGCCATTACATTAATAAACGGTAATAAATATAGTTATGATATATTCAAAGACATTTTTATTGATAATGTTATGATGAATAGATTTGCTTCATCTTTGATATGGAATCTATATGACAAATATTATAACTTTATAACAACTTTCAGATATTCAGGCGACGGAAGTTATTCAAACTGTGAAGATGAAGAAGTTAAAATTAATGATAATAATTTTATAAGTTTAGCAAGTCCTGTAGAAATGGACGATGATACTATAAATAAATGGAGAAAGCAGCTTGAAGATTATGAAATAGCACAGCCTTTACAGCAATTAACAGTTATAAAATTAGATAAAAATAATTTGGAAAAAGAAATAAATAAAATAAAAAATATAAATGCAACTTATAGTTCTTTTAAATATTTTACTAAAAAATACAAAATGAATATTAGTAATGTAATTGGATATGATGGTATTATAACTTATTCATTTTCATCAAATGACGAAGATATTTTTACTATGACTTCAAAAATCCAGGGGGAATATGATGAGCAAGTAAATATTACTATTGATTTTAAAAAGAGTGAAAACAAAAAAGAGATAAGTAAAAGATTTGTTTATACTTTATTAGTATTAATTATATGGGATTTTAGATTGACAGATTTATTTTAA